One Pelorhabdus rhamnosifermentans DNA segment encodes these proteins:
- a CDS encoding CerR family C-terminal domain-containing protein yields the protein MKKNKINEDEQENIATDVIEERQEDLDKEPSDKLIEAALPLFAMKGYAAVTVRELADAAHVNSALVSYYFGGKEKLYAAVLESQVSLVGRIVEKIGKENLSTVDSLMRYVQEIIVVFHQCPYLFRLMSGELISPTACFETVVKKEITKLFTFLRQILRKGVECGELRPELDIEYAVISFVGIINFYLIIRPLASKILHPDEQQDAHYILQAVNIYLNGVMENGQ from the coding sequence ACAGGAAAATATTGCAACAGATGTTATAGAAGAGAGGCAGGAAGACCTGGATAAGGAACCATCAGATAAGCTAATTGAGGCCGCATTGCCGCTCTTTGCTATGAAAGGGTATGCTGCTGTGACAGTCCGGGAACTGGCTGATGCCGCTCACGTGAACAGCGCGTTAGTTTCCTATTATTTTGGCGGAAAAGAAAAATTGTATGCAGCCGTACTGGAATCACAGGTGTCGCTTGTTGGACGCATTGTTGAGAAGATAGGAAAAGAAAATCTTTCTACTGTAGATAGTTTGATGCGCTACGTACAAGAAATCATTGTTGTATTTCATCAATGTCCCTATTTATTTCGGCTGATGTCAGGAGAGTTGATAAGTCCTACGGCCTGTTTTGAAACTGTTGTAAAAAAAGAAATTACGAAGCTCTTTACATTTTTACGCCAGATTCTCCGTAAGGGTGTGGAATGTGGCGAACTTCGTCCTGAACTGGATATTGAATATGCCGTCATTTCTTTTGTAGGTATTATTAATTTTTACTTGATTATACGTCCATTGGCTAGTAAAATTCTGCATCCTGATGAGCAACAGGATGCGCACTATATTTTGCAGGCTGTAAACATCTATCTAAATGGAGTGATGGAGAATGGTCAATAA
- a CDS encoding HlyD family secretion protein, which produces MVNKRLIVGILIFAGLAGAAGFKLFRPMPQGITATGTIEVTKADVTPKVGGYLRDLKIQVGDSLTTGQVVVQVVRPDLAAQVLRDEAGVAKAQAQLADTIKGPRSQERQEAAANLAGAQAVYTKAKSDYERLSSLHDSGAIATQQLDAAKSAYDVAYNSLVAAQSRQSLIEEGNRPDVIAAQTLEVQQAEAILASSQSLAADMIVVSPLNGLVLAKNYEEGEYVNPGAAIATIGDMNDCWVKIYVDSAQLGLIKVGQQTSVKVDAFPDRTFSAVIKEISQNAEFTPRQSITQRERANLVFAVKVKIDNAEGILKPGMPADVVLQ; this is translated from the coding sequence ATGGTCAATAAGCGTTTGATTGTAGGTATTCTTATTTTTGCCGGACTGGCTGGCGCGGCTGGGTTTAAATTATTTCGTCCCATGCCGCAGGGCATTACAGCAACAGGCACTATTGAAGTGACAAAGGCTGACGTTACCCCAAAGGTGGGTGGTTATCTTCGCGATCTCAAGATACAAGTGGGTGACAGCTTGACGACAGGTCAAGTTGTTGTGCAAGTTGTTCGACCGGATCTTGCTGCCCAGGTTCTGCGTGATGAGGCGGGGGTGGCAAAAGCCCAGGCGCAGCTTGCTGATACAATAAAAGGCCCGCGCAGTCAGGAACGGCAGGAAGCCGCAGCCAATTTAGCTGGAGCGCAAGCTGTTTATACTAAGGCAAAATCAGATTATGAGCGTTTGTCTTCACTTCATGATTCAGGGGCTATTGCGACACAGCAGCTTGATGCGGCTAAATCTGCTTATGATGTAGCGTACAATTCCCTTGTTGCGGCCCAGTCCCGTCAAAGTTTGATTGAAGAAGGCAATCGTCCCGATGTGATTGCTGCCCAGACACTAGAGGTTCAGCAGGCAGAGGCTATTTTAGCCAGTAGTCAGTCTCTGGCAGCTGATATGATTGTAGTGAGTCCTTTAAATGGGCTAGTACTCGCGAAAAACTATGAAGAAGGCGAATATGTTAATCCAGGTGCAGCTATTGCCACCATCGGGGATATGAATGACTGCTGGGTAAAAATCTATGTCGATTCTGCTCAGCTTGGACTTATTAAAGTGGGTCAGCAAACGTCTGTTAAAGTCGATGCTTTTCCTGACCGGACTTTTTCCGCTGTTATCAAAGAAATTAGTCAAAATGCTGAGTTTACGCCGCGACAAAGTATTACGCAACGGGAGCGAGCCAATTTGGTTTTTGCTGTCAAGGTAAAAATTGATAATGCCGAAGGTATTTTAAAACCAGGCATGCCGGCGGATGTGGTTCTGCAATGA
- a CDS encoding ABC transporter ATP-binding protein: protein MIELHHVSKQFGMNEAVKDVSLTVRQGEIFGLVGPDGAGKTTIIRMIAGILDPSQGDVILLGSTNPEQVKVHLGYVPQKFSLYGDLTVMENIQLMGALYGVQRSQVDSLAKQTLAFTNLLPFKDRLADHLSGGMKQKLALAAGLMHRPKVFFLDEPTTGVDPVSRREFWQMLYGLNKEGMTVFVSTPYMDEAELCTRIAFMHKGKIVTCNTPQELKSAYPYQVLELVVNQKGIQSVLASCPIVDINAFGEKYHLIVHEATAAEQAVRQALVQAGVTILSLSEISPTLEDVFVALAGEV from the coding sequence ATGATTGAACTACATCATGTATCAAAACAGTTTGGTATGAATGAGGCTGTCAAGGATGTCTCACTTACCGTGAGACAAGGTGAAATCTTTGGCCTCGTAGGCCCCGATGGCGCAGGCAAGACTACGATAATTCGTATGATTGCCGGTATTCTTGATCCTTCGCAAGGCGATGTGATCTTGCTTGGCTCTACAAATCCTGAACAGGTAAAAGTCCATTTGGGTTACGTTCCTCAAAAGTTTAGTCTTTATGGCGATTTGACTGTCATGGAAAACATTCAGCTCATGGGGGCTCTCTACGGAGTGCAGCGGAGTCAAGTTGATTCTTTGGCGAAGCAAACCTTAGCTTTTACTAATTTGTTACCTTTTAAAGATCGATTAGCCGATCATTTATCAGGTGGCATGAAACAAAAACTGGCACTTGCCGCCGGATTAATGCACCGGCCCAAGGTCTTTTTCCTTGATGAGCCTACAACAGGCGTTGATCCCGTATCGCGGCGCGAGTTCTGGCAAATGCTGTACGGTCTTAATAAAGAAGGCATGACCGTTTTCGTTTCTACGCCTTACATGGATGAAGCCGAACTATGTACAAGGATTGCTTTTATGCATAAGGGGAAAATTGTCACCTGCAACACGCCGCAAGAATTAAAGTCAGCCTATCCTTATCAGGTCCTGGAGCTTGTTGTCAACCAAAAAGGCATTCAATCGGTTTTAGCGTCTTGCCCGATTGTTGACATTAACGCTTTTGGTGAAAAATATCATCTGATTGTTCATGAGGCGACGGCTGCTGAACAAGCCGTGCGTCAGGCTTTGGTTCAAGCCGGTGTGACTATTTTATCGCTGTCGGAAATTTCGCCAACTCTTGAAGATGTCTTTGTCGCATTGGCTGGGGAGGTGTAG